A window of Psychroflexus sp. ALD_RP9 contains these coding sequences:
- a CDS encoding class I SAM-dependent methyltransferase, giving the protein MKKLFKHILNHIPRPILIKISELLKPILPLFYYGRKYEDPIDSKTFRSFLPYGYNTIRENVLSPSTLSLERHRLLWLYLLNETDLMTKKQSLLHFAPEQAFYKKFKKLGHLNYTTTDLESPLADIKADICNLPFDNNSFDFILCNHVLEHIKDDTKAMMEIFRVLKPGGTAILQIPIDENRNQTYSDDSITDKKQRNEIFGQYDHVRIYGQDYYDKLRSVGFEVEANKYASELDDYLIDRYRINKYEAIPVCKKPLKT; this is encoded by the coding sequence ATGAAAAAACTCTTTAAGCATATATTAAATCATATTCCTAGGCCAATTCTAATCAAGATAAGTGAATTACTCAAACCTATATTACCATTGTTTTACTATGGTCGTAAATACGAAGATCCTATAGACAGTAAAACTTTTAGAAGTTTTTTACCATACGGTTATAATACGATAAGAGAAAATGTATTATCACCTTCAACTTTATCATTAGAAAGACATCGCCTATTGTGGTTATATCTTTTAAATGAGACAGATTTAATGACAAAGAAACAATCATTACTTCATTTTGCCCCAGAGCAAGCATTTTATAAAAAATTTAAAAAACTTGGCCACCTTAATTACACAACCACAGATTTAGAATCTCCACTTGCAGATATAAAAGCAGATATATGCAATTTACCATTTGATAATAATTCATTTGATTTTATTTTATGTAATCATGTGCTTGAACACATTAAAGATGATACTAAAGCTATGATGGAAATCTTTAGAGTGTTAAAGCCGGGTGGAACAGCTATACTTCAAATACCAATAGATGAGAATAGAAATCAGACTTATTCTGATGATAGTATAACCGATAAGAAGCAGAGAAATGAAATATTCGGACAATATGATCATGTAAGAATATATGGCCAAGATTATTATGATAAGTTAAGAAGCGTAGGTTTTGAAGTTGAGGCTAATAAATATGCTTCAGAGTTAGATGACTATCTAATAGATCGCTATAGAATCAATAAGTATGAGGCAATACCTGTTTGTAAAAAACCTCTTAAAACTTAA
- the nqrE gene encoding NADH:ubiquinone reductase (Na(+)-transporting) subunit E, whose protein sequence is MDLINLFVKSIFIENMVFAYFLGMCSYLAVSKTVKTAVGLGAAVIFVLLITVPVNYLIDNYLLQAGALTWLGPEFADVDLSFLSYIMFIAVIASMVQLVEMIVEKFAPALYGSLGIFLPLIAVNCAILGGSLFMQQKAFNGISEAVTYGAGSGIGWFLAILAIAAIREKIAYSNVPAPLKGLGITFIITGLMAIGFMSFMGIKLEGAKQESNEVSESSVDKPSAAAKSTASISTIIENK, encoded by the coding sequence ATGGATTTAATCAATTTATTTGTAAAAAGTATTTTTATTGAGAACATGGTTTTTGCCTATTTTTTAGGTATGTGTTCTTATTTAGCGGTTTCAAAAACTGTAAAAACTGCGGTTGGACTGGGTGCAGCTGTGATTTTTGTATTGTTGATTACAGTTCCTGTAAACTATTTAATCGATAATTACTTACTACAAGCTGGTGCTTTAACATGGTTAGGTCCTGAGTTTGCAGATGTAGACTTGAGTTTTCTTAGTTATATCATGTTTATTGCTGTAATTGCTTCAATGGTTCAGTTAGTCGAAATGATTGTTGAGAAGTTCGCCCCTGCATTATACGGTTCATTAGGTATTTTTTTACCACTAATTGCTGTAAACTGTGCTATTCTGGGAGGTTCATTATTCATGCAGCAAAAAGCATTTAACGGTATATCCGAGGCTGTAACTTATGGCGCAGGAAGTGGTATAGGTTGGTTTTTAGCGATTCTGGCAATTGCTGCCATTAGAGAAAAGATTGCGTATTCAAACGTTCCAGCACCTTTAAAAGGATTGGGTATTACTTTTATAATAACTGGTCTTATGGCTATCGGCTTTATGAGTTTTATGGGTATAAAGTTAGAAGGTGCTAAACAAGAGTCAAATGAAGTAAGTGAATCTAGCGTTGATAAACCTTCAGCAGCTGCTAAGTCTACAGCTTCAATTAGTACAATCATAGAAAATAAATAA
- a CDS encoding DUF5103 domain-containing protein, translated as MKYLLNLMFCLVLINSSIGQTYEVVPPKNIKTIIFKSAADEFGGTPIIRLGQRLQLEFDDLNASETDYYYEIKHYNFDWTPSTLAQNEYLTGFDDVRIFNFQNSLSTFQPYTNYKLDIPNQNTRAITKTGNYMLIIKDVNNNVIFSRKFIVYNSDVDIQTTIREDRRLDKTESHQVVNFEIGRKGYIFRNPNETVNVAVIQNNDFSTGIFNLKPQYTTGNSLIYRYNEKSSFKGGNEFLNFDTKDVRAGTSQIRSIELNDIYESYLFTDFDRSNNVYTYNPDINGNFKINTIQGNDVSREADYTRVYFKLQTSQNLKDGEVHIYGQFNNYMLTDDTMMTYNSKTDLYEGNLELKQGFYNYKYVYYSNEGKFINNIASGNFAQTENLYTIIAYYRPIGGRFDKVIGMSNIISRNIRN; from the coding sequence GTGAAATATTTACTCAATTTAATGTTTTGTTTGGTCCTAATTAATTCATCAATAGGCCAGACTTATGAAGTTGTACCTCCAAAGAATATAAAAACCATTATATTTAAATCGGCTGCAGATGAATTCGGCGGTACACCAATAATTAGATTAGGACAACGCCTTCAATTAGAGTTTGACGACTTAAATGCAAGTGAAACTGATTATTATTACGAAATAAAGCACTATAATTTTGACTGGACGCCTTCAACTTTAGCTCAAAATGAATACTTAACAGGTTTTGATGATGTTCGGATTTTTAATTTCCAAAATTCATTAAGTACTTTTCAGCCCTACACCAACTATAAACTCGACATACCCAACCAAAATACGCGAGCTATTACAAAAACAGGAAATTACATGTTAATTATTAAAGATGTTAATAATAATGTTATTTTTTCTCGAAAATTTATAGTGTACAATTCAGATGTTGATATACAAACTACTATTCGCGAAGACAGAAGGCTAGACAAAACAGAGTCTCACCAAGTTGTTAATTTTGAAATTGGTAGAAAAGGCTATATTTTCAGAAATCCTAATGAAACTGTTAATGTTGCAGTTATTCAAAACAATGACTTTTCTACTGGTATCTTCAATCTAAAACCACAATACACCACTGGGAATAGCCTAATATACAGATATAATGAAAAATCGTCTTTTAAAGGTGGAAATGAGTTTTTAAATTTCGACACTAAAGATGTTCGCGCAGGAACCTCGCAAATAAGATCTATTGAATTAAATGATATATATGAGTCGTATTTGTTCACAGATTTTGATCGCTCTAATAATGTCTACACATATAATCCAGATATAAATGGTAATTTCAAAATTAACACTATTCAAGGCAATGATGTAAGTCGCGAAGCTGATTATACACGAGTATACTTTAAACTTCAAACCTCACAAAATCTAAAAGATGGTGAAGTTCATATTTATGGTCAGTTTAATAATTATATGCTAACCGATGATACAATGATGACTTACAATTCTAAAACAGATTTATATGAAGGAAATCTTGAGCTCAAACAAGGGTTTTATAATTACAAATATGTTTACTACTCAAATGAAGGTAAATTCATTAATAATATCGCGAGTGGAAATTTTGCTCAAACTGAAAATCTTTACACCATCATCGCTTACTATAGACCGATTGGCGGAAGATTTGACAAGGTAATTGGCATGTCTAACATTATTAGTAGAAATATTAGAAATTAG
- a CDS encoding Na(+)-translocating NADH-quinone reductase subunit F → MSILSQQQLHNLAMNIVGKDLEDQGYEFLGVNSKLGKNPQFVAIKSSKLFFIIVRAVIYPDNPVIYNEDLVNKIRSHAVKFKARTFYAGVGIANSVDYSIPISSDDDYVVNYSGLIEVKP, encoded by the coding sequence ATGTCAATACTTAGTCAACAACAGCTTCATAATCTTGCTATGAATATTGTAGGAAAAGACCTTGAAGATCAAGGTTATGAATTCCTTGGCGTTAATAGTAAGCTTGGTAAAAACCCACAATTTGTAGCCATAAAATCATCTAAATTATTTTTTATAATTGTTAGAGCTGTTATCTATCCTGATAATCCTGTGATTTATAATGAAGATCTAGTCAATAAAATCAGAAGTCATGCTGTTAAATTTAAGGCAAGAACTTTTTACGCAGGAGTTGGTATAGCTAATTCGGTTGATTATAGTATACCTATAAGCTCTGATGATGATTATGTAGTTAATTATTCTGGCTTAATAGAAGTTAAGCCTTAA
- a CDS encoding NADH:ubiquinone reductase (Na(+)-transporting) subunit D, which yields MEVKQQKEISKTDKKKEMIMFLSSSEEKEHFLSKANRKILSDPLNDNNPITVQVLGICSALAITVQLKPAIVMSLAVVFVMAFSNVIISILRNSIPSRIRIIVQLVVVATMVILVDQILKAFAYDVSKQLSIFIGLIITNCIIMGRLEAFALGNGVYKSFLDGIGNAAGYGLILIVVAFFRELFGSGKLLGYEVLGHKGLTMADSTGLYALGYENNGFFLLSPMALIVVGIVIWVQRSRNRKLIEEN from the coding sequence ATGGAAGTAAAACAGCAAAAAGAAATCAGTAAAACTGATAAAAAGAAAGAAATGATTATGTTTCTCTCAAGTTCTGAGGAAAAAGAACATTTCTTATCTAAGGCAAATAGGAAAATTTTATCAGATCCTTTAAATGATAATAACCCGATTACCGTTCAAGTACTCGGTATATGTTCAGCGTTAGCGATTACAGTTCAGTTAAAACCAGCTATTGTTATGTCTTTAGCAGTTGTATTTGTAATGGCTTTTAGTAATGTTATTATTTCTATTTTAAGAAATTCAATACCAAGTAGAATCAGAATAATTGTTCAGCTTGTTGTTGTTGCTACAATGGTAATTTTAGTTGACCAAATTCTTAAGGCTTTCGCTTATGATGTTAGTAAACAGCTATCGATTTTTATTGGATTAATTATTACCAACTGTATAATTATGGGACGTTTAGAAGCTTTTGCACTTGGTAATGGTGTTTACAAATCATTTCTTGATGGTATTGGTAATGCTGCTGGTTATGGTTTAATTCTAATCGTTGTAGCCTTTTTTAGAGAATTATTTGGTTCAGGAAAGCTTTTAGGATATGAAGTTTTGGGTCATAAAGGCCTTACCATGGCAGATTCAACAGGGTTGTATGCATTGGGATACGAAAATAATGGTTTCTTTTTACTATCTCCAATGGCGCTAATTGTAGTTGGAATTGTTATTTGGGTTCAAAGATCTAGAAACCGTAAATTAATAGAAGAAAATTAG
- a CDS encoding Na(+)-translocating NADH-quinone reductase subunit A gives MSKNVKVKRGLKLSFKGEAEKILEKTPLSKTYAIKPPNFHSIVPKTTVKEGEKVLAGDELFYSKYSEHTRFVSPVSGIVKEIVRGAKRKILEIRIEADKEISYKDFGSLDPLKASAEEVKSKVFSSGLGVFIKQRPYDILANAEDTPKSIYISAFNTAPIVGDLEFILKDKQAHFQTGINVLTKLTEGQVYLGVEANSNSYLKKLDHAELINVSGPHPAGNVGTLIHETEPINQGERVWTVGAEDVAIIGELFSTGKYNAERTVAVTGESAKNRKYYKTLIGAEIQSFVGEVEANSRFISGDVLTGEKVDANNYINFYDNELSVIPEGDNYRMFGWLPFKDNHVHSMSKTSLSWLFPNKKYSVNTNLNGEERALVVTGEMEEVMPLDIYPMELLKACMVGDIEKMENLGIYEVIPEDFALVDYINTSKIEAQEIIRNGLDLMITEVG, from the coding sequence ATGTCTAAAAACGTTAAAGTTAAGAGAGGATTAAAACTCTCTTTTAAGGGTGAGGCAGAGAAAATTCTCGAAAAAACTCCGCTGTCTAAAACTTATGCTATAAAACCACCAAACTTTCATTCGATTGTACCCAAAACAACAGTGAAAGAGGGTGAAAAAGTATTAGCTGGAGATGAATTATTTTATTCAAAATATTCAGAACATACACGTTTTGTATCTCCTGTAAGCGGCATAGTTAAAGAAATCGTTAGGGGAGCCAAACGGAAAATTTTAGAAATTAGGATTGAAGCTGACAAGGAAATCTCTTATAAAGATTTTGGCAGTTTAGATCCATTGAAAGCATCTGCAGAAGAGGTAAAATCAAAAGTCTTCTCTTCTGGATTGGGTGTTTTTATTAAGCAAAGGCCATACGATATTTTAGCAAATGCTGAAGATACACCAAAATCCATTTATATTTCAGCCTTCAATACTGCGCCAATCGTTGGTGATTTAGAATTTATTTTAAAAGATAAGCAAGCGCATTTTCAAACAGGTATTAACGTTTTAACAAAACTCACTGAAGGTCAGGTTTATTTAGGTGTTGAAGCAAATTCAAATTCTTATTTGAAAAAGTTGGATCATGCTGAACTGATAAATGTATCAGGTCCACACCCAGCAGGAAATGTTGGGACTTTAATTCATGAAACCGAGCCAATTAATCAAGGTGAACGTGTATGGACTGTAGGAGCTGAAGATGTTGCTATTATCGGTGAATTATTTTCAACTGGAAAATACAATGCCGAACGAACAGTTGCTGTTACAGGTGAATCTGCAAAAAATCGAAAATATTATAAAACGTTAATTGGTGCTGAAATACAATCATTTGTTGGTGAAGTTGAAGCTAATTCTCGGTTTATTTCTGGAGATGTTTTAACAGGTGAAAAAGTTGATGCAAACAATTATATAAACTTTTATGATAACGAGCTAAGCGTTATTCCTGAAGGAGATAATTACAGAATGTTTGGTTGGTTGCCTTTTAAAGATAATCACGTTCATTCAATGTCTAAAACCTCATTGTCTTGGTTGTTTCCAAATAAAAAATATAGTGTAAATACAAATCTAAATGGTGAGGAAAGAGCATTAGTTGTAACTGGTGAAATGGAAGAGGTGATGCCTTTAGATATTTATCCAATGGAACTACTTAAGGCTTGTATGGTTGGTGATATTGAGAAAATGGAAAATCTTGGAATTTATGAAGTTATCCCAGAAGATTTTGCCCTTGTAGATTATATTAATACATCAAAAATTGAAGCTCAAGAAATAATAAGAAACGGTTTAGATTTAATGATAACTGAAGTAGGTTAA
- a CDS encoding NADH:ubiquinone reductase (Na(+)-transporting) subunit B, which translates to MNWIRKKLDEVKAPFQPGEKYEKFAPAINALDTFLFVPNHTTKKGAHVRDAVDLKRTMITVVLALIPALIFGMWNTGYQHFTQLGESPGFFEAFMHGAWKIVPMIIVSYGVGLALEFAFAIMRGHEVNEGYLVTGLLIPMIMPVDIPLWMVALSVIFAVLIGKEAFGGTGMNILNPALTARAFAFFAYPTYMSGNKVWVSEASTMDGITGETILGTLAANKDVAYQTADMFTGVIPGSISETSTLCILAGALLLVLTKVGSWRIILSGFVGAAVMGLIFNALGNSVFTGNGLMNFPWYNHLVVGGLAFGIVFMATDPVSAAQTMRGKIIYGFLIGLFGIMIRVFNPAYPEGIMLAILLMNVFAPTIDYYVVQANINKRKKRLKPQTVKTA; encoded by the coding sequence ATGAATTGGATTAGAAAAAAATTAGATGAAGTAAAAGCTCCATTTCAGCCTGGTGAAAAGTATGAAAAATTTGCGCCGGCCATAAACGCGCTTGATACTTTTTTGTTTGTACCAAACCACACGACTAAGAAAGGAGCTCATGTAAGAGATGCAGTTGATTTAAAAAGAACAATGATTACTGTTGTTTTAGCATTAATTCCTGCATTGATTTTTGGTATGTGGAATACTGGTTATCAACACTTTACTCAATTAGGTGAATCGCCTGGCTTTTTTGAAGCATTCATGCATGGTGCTTGGAAGATTGTGCCTATGATTATTGTATCTTACGGTGTTGGTTTAGCTTTAGAGTTTGCTTTTGCAATAATGCGTGGACATGAAGTTAACGAAGGCTACTTAGTAACAGGTTTACTGATTCCTATGATTATGCCAGTTGATATTCCGTTATGGATGGTTGCACTGTCTGTAATATTCGCAGTATTAATAGGTAAAGAAGCTTTTGGTGGAACTGGTATGAATATTTTAAATCCTGCATTAACTGCAAGAGCTTTTGCATTCTTTGCTTATCCAACATACATGTCAGGAAACAAAGTTTGGGTCAGTGAAGCATCAACTATGGATGGTATTACAGGTGAAACTATTTTGGGAACGCTGGCAGCTAATAAAGATGTTGCTTACCAAACTGCTGATATGTTTACAGGAGTTATTCCTGGTTCAATATCTGAAACATCAACACTTTGCATTTTGGCTGGTGCTTTGTTACTTGTTTTAACAAAAGTTGGAAGCTGGAGAATTATTTTAAGTGGTTTTGTTGGCGCGGCAGTCATGGGTTTAATATTCAATGCTCTAGGAAACTCTGTATTCACTGGTAACGGATTAATGAATTTTCCATGGTATAATCACTTAGTAGTAGGTGGGCTTGCCTTTGGAATTGTTTTCATGGCTACAGATCCTGTAAGTGCCGCACAAACTATGCGAGGTAAAATCATTTATGGATTCTTAATAGGATTATTCGGAATAATGATTCGTGTATTTAATCCAGCATACCCAGAAGGTATCATGCTAGCGATTTTACTCATGAACGTATTTGCACCTACAATCGATTATTATGTAGTGCAAGCTAATATCAATAAACGTAAAAAGCGTTTAAAACCACAAACCGTTAAAACAGCTTAA
- the nqrF gene encoding NADH:ubiquinone reductase (Na(+)-transporting) subunit F — protein MTVIITSVVVFLTLILLLVVILLSAKAKLSPSGPVNINVNNEKDIETGSGSTLLSTLGDNKLFLPSACGGGGTCIQCKCIVKEGGGAILPTEEPHFTRKEIAEGWRLGCQVKVKEDMKIEIPEEIFGIKKWDATVVSNYNVASFIKEFVVEIPEDMDYKAGGYIQIEVPKCKVEFKDIDIEAHPEEHPGQPDKFKKEWDNFGLWPLVMKNDETVERAYSMASYPAEGRRIMLNVRIATPPWDRDKNTWMDVNPGVASSYIFNLKKGDKCVISGPYGEFFINESESEMLYVGGGAGMAPMRSHLYHLFRTLKTGRKVTYWYGGRSKRELFYIDHFKALEKDFPNFKFYMALSEPLEEDNWKEKKDINDEEGDGFVGFIHQCVIDNYLNHHEEPEEIELYFCGPPLMNQAVQKMGEDFGIPDENIRFDDFGG, from the coding sequence ATGACAGTAATAATCACGAGTGTTGTTGTATTTTTAACCTTAATACTTCTTTTAGTTGTTATTTTACTTTCAGCTAAAGCTAAATTATCGCCATCAGGTCCAGTTAATATTAATGTTAATAATGAAAAAGATATTGAAACTGGGTCTGGTTCAACCTTATTATCTACATTAGGTGATAATAAGTTGTTTTTACCATCAGCCTGTGGTGGTGGTGGAACTTGTATTCAGTGTAAATGTATTGTTAAAGAAGGCGGTGGTGCAATTTTACCAACAGAAGAACCGCACTTTACAAGAAAAGAAATAGCTGAAGGCTGGCGTTTAGGTTGCCAAGTTAAGGTTAAAGAAGATATGAAAATCGAAATTCCTGAAGAAATTTTTGGAATCAAAAAATGGGATGCGACAGTTGTATCAAATTATAACGTAGCTTCTTTTATTAAAGAATTTGTTGTTGAAATCCCTGAGGATATGGACTATAAAGCTGGTGGATATATCCAGATTGAAGTTCCTAAATGTAAAGTTGAGTTTAAAGATATAGATATTGAAGCACATCCAGAAGAGCATCCTGGTCAGCCTGATAAGTTCAAAAAAGAGTGGGATAACTTTGGTCTTTGGCCTTTAGTTATGAAAAATGACGAAACTGTAGAAAGAGCATACTCTATGGCTTCATATCCTGCTGAAGGACGTAGAATAATGTTAAATGTTCGTATTGCTACTCCACCTTGGGATCGCGATAAAAATACTTGGATGGATGTTAATCCTGGTGTAGCCTCATCTTATATTTTTAACCTTAAAAAGGGTGATAAATGTGTTATATCTGGTCCTTATGGAGAATTCTTCATTAATGAAAGTGAATCAGAAATGCTATATGTTGGAGGTGGTGCTGGCATGGCACCAATGCGATCGCACCTTTATCACTTATTCAGAACATTAAAAACGGGTCGTAAAGTAACATATTGGTATGGTGGACGATCTAAACGTGAGTTATTTTATATAGATCATTTCAAAGCATTAGAAAAAGACTTTCCAAACTTTAAATTTTACATGGCTCTATCAGAACCTTTAGAGGAAGATAATTGGAAAGAGAAAAAAGATATTAATGATGAAGAAGGTGATGGATTTGTTGGCTTTATTCATCAGTGTGTTATCGATAATTACCTTAATCACCATGAAGAGCCAGAAGAAATAGAGTTATATTTCTGCGGACCACCATTAATGAACCAAGCTGTTCAGAAAATGGGTGAAGATTTTGGAATTCCAGACGAGAATATTCGCTTCGATGATTTTGGAGGATAA
- the nqrC gene encoding NADH:ubiquinone reductase (Na(+)-transporting) subunit C, with product MDKNSNAYTFIFAIAMVIVVAVALSFTATSLQPMQAENVRQEKMQNILSTFTGDSIIVEGEKVELTRAVASKVYDNYVTEELALSNQGESKDEDAFKINLAKQLTLDESEQTYPLYVANYQNKTYYVVPLRGSGLWDAIWGYVALEEDVNTIKGVVFDHKGETAGLGAEITTDWFQERFVNEKIYNDSGQVVGVEVKKGYSGGDNKSDNAVDAISGATITGDGVSKMMKERLKNYKPYFEKIKKSGKVAIR from the coding sequence ATGGATAAGAATAGTAATGCCTATACATTTATTTTTGCAATTGCTATGGTAATTGTCGTTGCAGTTGCCTTATCTTTCACGGCGACTAGCTTACAGCCAATGCAAGCTGAAAATGTTCGTCAAGAAAAAATGCAAAATATATTATCAACTTTTACAGGCGATTCAATTATAGTTGAAGGAGAAAAAGTTGAGTTAACAAGAGCAGTTGCTTCTAAAGTTTACGACAACTATGTCACTGAAGAACTAGCTTTAAGTAATCAAGGAGAGTCAAAAGATGAAGATGCTTTTAAAATTAATCTAGCTAAACAGCTTACTTTAGACGAATCAGAACAGACTTATCCGCTTTATGTGGCTAATTACCAAAATAAAACTTATTATGTTGTTCCTCTAAGAGGTAGTGGTCTTTGGGATGCTATATGGGGATATGTAGCTTTAGAAGAGGATGTAAATACCATTAAAGGTGTTGTATTCGACCATAAAGGTGAAACAGCTGGTCTTGGTGCTGAAATTACAACTGATTGGTTTCAAGAGCGTTTTGTAAATGAGAAAATTTACAATGATTCGGGACAAGTTGTAGGTGTTGAAGTAAAAAAAGGTTATAGCGGCGGTGATAATAAATCTGATAACGCTGTAGATGCAATATCAGGAGCTACAATTACAGGTGATGGTGTTAGCAAAATGATGAAAGAGCGACTTAAAAATTATAAGCCGTACTTCGAAAAAATTAAAAAATCTGGTAAAGTTGCAATTCGATAA
- the pruA gene encoding L-glutamate gamma-semialdehyde dehydrogenase, with amino-acid sequence MGKGFFQVPPAVNEPIKSYAPGTPERESVLETYKKLYNSKVEIPLYIGAKEVKTGQTKSIRPPHDHQKEVGVYHTAEKQHVEDAISTALEARKKWAKLPWEQRAAVFLKAADLIAGPYRDKMNASTMIGQSKNIFQAEIDSACEIVDFLRFNVEYMSQIYEEQPESDAQAWNRVEHRPLEGFVYAITPFNFTAIAGNLPSSAALMGNVAVWKPSDSQMYSAQVIMEVFKEAGLPDGVINMIIGDPEMITDTVLASPDFAGVHFTGSTNVFKGIWAKIGQNIHNYKTYPRIVGETGGKDFIVAHNSANPKVVSTALARGAFEFQGQKCSAASRSYIPKSIWPEVKSLLVEDIKSFKMGSPENMENFINAVIHEASFDKLAKYIDQAKKDNEAEIIAGGNYDKSKGWFVEPTVIVTTDPKYTTMVTELFGPVLTVYVYDDDKYEETLHLVDETSQYGLTGSIISTDRYAASLATDILENSAGNFYINDKCTGAVVGRQPFGGARNSGTNDKAGSKLNLLRWTSPRLIKETFVPATDYRYPFMG; translated from the coding sequence ATGGGAAAAGGATTTTTTCAAGTTCCACCAGCAGTCAACGAGCCTATTAAGTCGTATGCGCCTGGAACTCCAGAAAGAGAATCGGTTTTAGAAACCTATAAAAAACTATACAATTCTAAGGTTGAAATTCCATTATACATCGGTGCTAAAGAAGTTAAAACAGGTCAAACAAAAAGCATAAGACCGCCGCATGACCACCAAAAAGAAGTTGGCGTTTATCATACAGCCGAAAAACAACATGTTGAAGATGCTATTTCAACTGCATTAGAAGCTAGAAAAAAATGGGCGAAATTACCATGGGAACAACGCGCTGCTGTATTTTTAAAAGCAGCCGATTTAATCGCAGGCCCATATCGCGATAAAATGAATGCATCGACCATGATTGGTCAATCAAAAAACATTTTCCAAGCAGAAATTGACTCTGCTTGTGAAATTGTAGACTTCTTACGATTCAATGTTGAATATATGTCTCAAATTTATGAAGAGCAACCAGAATCTGATGCTCAAGCATGGAACCGTGTAGAACATAGACCTTTAGAAGGCTTTGTTTATGCAATCACACCTTTTAATTTTACTGCAATTGCTGGAAACCTTCCATCAAGTGCGGCTTTAATGGGCAATGTTGCCGTCTGGAAACCATCAGATTCTCAAATGTATTCAGCACAAGTAATTATGGAAGTTTTTAAAGAAGCTGGACTACCTGACGGTGTTATCAATATGATTATTGGTGATCCTGAAATGATTACTGACACTGTTCTTGCTTCTCCTGATTTTGCCGGTGTACACTTTACAGGAAGTACAAATGTATTTAAAGGAATTTGGGCGAAAATTGGTCAAAATATTCATAATTACAAAACTTATCCAAGAATTGTAGGCGAAACTGGTGGTAAAGATTTTATTGTTGCCCACAATTCAGCAAATCCAAAAGTTGTTTCAACAGCCTTAGCAAGAGGCGCCTTTGAATTTCAAGGACAAAAATGTAGTGCAGCATCAAGAAGTTATATTCCTAAAAGTATCTGGCCTGAAGTTAAAAGTTTACTAGTAGAGGATATTAAATCATTTAAAATGGGATCTCCTGAAAATATGGAGAATTTTATTAATGCTGTTATTCATGAAGCCTCTTTTGATAAACTTGCCAAGTACATCGATCAAGCTAAAAAAGATAACGAAGCCGAAATTATTGCAGGTGGTAATTATGATAAATCTAAAGGTTGGTTTGTAGAGCCTACAGTTATTGTAACAACAGATCCTAAGTATACAACAATGGTTACCGAACTATTCGGTCCTGTATTAACAGTTTATGTTTATGACGATGATAAATACGAAGAAACCCTTCATTTAGTTGATGAAACGAGCCAATATGGTTTAACAGGATCTATTATTTCAACAGATCGTTATGCAGCATCCTTAGCTACTGATATTTTAGAAAATTCAGCAGGTAATTTTTATATAAATGATAAATGTACTGGTGCAGTAGTCGGCAGACAACCTTTTGGTGGCGCTAGAAATAGTGGTACTAATGATAAAGCTGGGTCTAAATTGAATTTATTACGTTGGACTTCACCACGTTTAATAAAAGAAACTTTTGTACCCGCAACAGATTACAGATACCCATTTATGGGATAA